In Drosophila miranda strain MSH22 chromosome XR, D.miranda_PacBio2.1, whole genome shotgun sequence, the genomic window GTCAAGGCGCCGGACTCCACTTGAGTAAGGTCGCTCAGCGAGTAGAACTCATTGGACTGGGCCAAGTGGCGTCTGCCGGCCATCTGCTGCTCCACCAGCTTCTGTTCCATGGCCAGCTTGCAGGCAGCCAGATAGTGGCGCATGTGCACGAGATTTTGGCGCAGTTTCTTCACGGCACAGAGCTTCTCGACGAACACAAACAGCTTCGGATTGTCCTCCTCCAGTCGTATGAGGGCCCTGTCCAGGAACAGCCGGATCTCCTGCAACGCCGCCCGAGACACCCGTCGGGGAGAGAAGTCCCAGTTATGGATTATGCGAGCAGGCACGAAGCAATTGTCGTTCCAGTTGCACGAGGGGCAGTAGTAGAGGCCACTGTAGTCGCACAGCCGCGGCTCAATCCAAGAGCTCTCTGAAAGATTGATGCGAAATCTGAATAAATGGAAATCCATGTGCTGACTCGTTAGAGCCACTCACTCAAGTTCAGCAGCGTTTCGCACTCGGCACACTTGTAGTTCTGGGCAGCCAGTCCTATCTCGGGACAGATCTCCGATATGGGGTGCTGTCGCTCCGAAACCAGGACGTTGGCACACACCCTCTTGACATTGTCGATGCACTTCTGGTGCACCAAGTAGCCGCAGTCGCTGCATATGTACGAGGCCTGCACCACACTCCAGATAATCGCTGTGCAGTGGTCACAGTAGAAGCGCTTGGCGGCGACCTGAAGCCTGTTTTTCCTGCCGTGCGGGTGGTGCGGCACAAAGTGGTGACCCACCACGGCCTTGATGGCATTCATGAGCACCACATCCGACGCCAGAGCCTGGGCCTCCTCCAGCTCTTGCAGCGAGTAGCGGAGGTCCACCAAATGGCGGACCAGCCAGCGTCTCTCCTCGCTGCACTCTTCGCTGAGCAGCACCAGATCGCGGCAGTGGGCGATTGCTGCATTCAAGTCCTGCAGGTTGGCATCGGACGTGAAGATCAGCCGCCACTGCTCCTTCACCAGCGACGCGGGTATGGGCAGCGCCTTGTATTCCCCCTGTGGTGCACTCTCCTCGGACGCAGATCCAACTGTTGcagtgggcgtgggcgtgggcgaaCGGGTGGACGCCTGCGAGTGCAGGTAGCTGGACGCAGTGCTGGCGCTCTCGTTGATGAAGTTCGCCACTGTTCCCGGAATGTTGGTGAGACTGTCACGCCAGGAGCTCATTTTGGACccaaacaaacaacaacaacaacagacaaagcaaaaacaatgcTATTGGGTGGAGAatagtgtgaccgcggatttattgataaaatataccgtccgaaaaataccgcctcattttcaaaatataccgtaaatatactgaccaattcaagttatattttacatattcctcgtttttgatattccgtcgaatattactagctatatagaacatttagccatgccatcataattttatacgattgatgaatcaattttctatttaactggtgtattcttaatacttgcttttattgcattttgcgtaaaaagaggttttagcgaaataagtcaaacaaaTGAAACGTAATAAAACGTAAGAGAAAAATCGATCCAATTGTTCAATTTctttattccgttgaataatgctgcCTAATTAAAACATTTAGctttgcccacataatttaaGGCCattaatgaataaattttctacctGATTGACTACTTTTATGTACTCTCTTTTATTGTATAGTGTagaaaacaaggtttaaacaaaaaaggtcaacaaaaaaacagtggcAACGTAAGTGAGTATGGAATGTAACGTAAGGGAGTATGAAATGTCACGCCAACCGGAGTTTGGGCTCagctataccctatttcgtcaATATATATGAAGGAACTGTTTTTCCAAGCTGTTTAAAAACGTAATTAATATAGAAATGATCTCAGATTGTTATGTTTTGGACATATTAATGCATATTATTAGGGTCTTGTAAATATATCTCGATCTCGATACCCATTCTTGGTTTCTGTATGAAGACCAAAACcttcaaaatatcgttgaaatacctTTTCAACAGAGACTGAATAGTTTTGGCCTTTATTGGTGCATTAGATGACAAACATTCTCTCagttctataacatccatttctCCAGGGTATGCAAAATGTTGCTCGATCCGCGCAATGTTGTGGAACAATGCTGCTCGATTTCACGGCCCATGAGTCTGGCCCATACAAATTAATGTTGCCAGCAGCATAGCACGTAAGAAAACGTAAGTGAGTATGGAATGCGCCGGAAGTGAGTGTGGAATGAGGGGAAAAAGGACAGGCGATGAAATATCCCAGAGAAAATCCCAAAAAAGTCCCACCAAACTTGAgcgccaaatagaaattgtttgaatgTGAATCATCGATGTTTTTTCTCAAACAATTTACAATGGAAGAATCTTCTAGGCCATTTACACTATTATGATTATGTTTGATCTAATGATGAAATTAGTTTAAAGTATTAACAGGAAGGATTTAAATTTGCTCCTTTTTCCTCAGCCTCAGCAATAGGCAGAACAAGGATAAAACATTAGAAAACAACTATAactaaaaaccaaaaactcaATAACTAAACGTGGTGTAAAAAGGGTTTTAATAATTCGTAAATTTTATGTTTCAGTGTTTACAAAAATCACAAAGTTTTTTTTACTTAGTACATATAAAATAAATGTATGGAAATAATtaatcaataaaaatcaagaataataattataattattcaataaaaatcaaaaataataattacacaataaaaatcaagaataataattataataataattattcaataaaaatcaagaataataattattcaataaaaatcaagaataataattataataagaattatacaataaaaattaaaaaatataataaatgtTTTGCTCcaaaaattataattattcaataaaaatcaaaaataataataaatatataaataataagcCAGGAGCTCATTTTGGACCTaggcaaacaacaaaaattccagCTGGAGGCGCCAGTGCTAAATGCCCCTTTTCTTAAAGCGCCATCTATTAGGGTTCACGGAATTTTCAGATAATTTCCCTTTTAAAGCTCCTTCTATCGGTCAACTTCTTGCAAAGCTGTTCCTAGTATTTAGGGAAATTTGAGACAATTTCCCTTTCCCAAAACGCCACCTATGTGTCAAAGTTCTGTTAAGCTGTTCTTTGTGTTCGAAGAATTGTCAAACAATTTCCCCTTCTTTAACTGTTCTTAGCTTGCTTAACTGTTCCTAGTATTAAGGAATATTTCAGAAAATGTCCCTTTCTTAAAGCGCCTTCTATGAGTCAAAATCCTGTCCACCTGTGCTTAGTATTCACGGAAAAGCACCTTATATATTTCGAACATCCTGTCTAACTGTGCCTAGTATTCAGGGGAATTTCCAAAACAGTAATAGATGTCGCTTGTGTACATAAGGAAAAAATATGCAAGAGTTGCCGTTCCTCAATTAATTAGGACTACAAGCATTGCAAATCAGCATCCATTCAGATCTGAAGATCGAATTATTTTATACTCATTTGGGAATTGTTATTCGAGATCGATAAATTAAATGGTCTAAAAACAATAAAACGCCAACGGCGGTAGGTTTATGGGTTTCATTTAATAAAACTCCATTCTGGTTGAACATTCAACTGATTCGTCGAGATATCTGTAGTTGCCTCACTTTAAAAGACTCTTTGTTGCTATATTGAAGGGGCTTAAAGAACAATGTTTGGATGTCGTCAGTCCGGGTCCGGTGACAGCATATTTGTAATTTCAGGAATTTgttcatttatttattgtgCAGGAGGCGTTGGCTATTAACAATATTATCAGGAAATGAGGTCACTATAAAAAAAGTAGACTGTGAACATTCCTTACGGATTAGTTGGTGATCTGTTTCAGCGCAGGtaaattatacaaaaaaatatgCTTTAGTAGTACCAAATggatatttacatatgtatataaaatcATCCTGCTTTAACGTCCTTTTCAACAGTTTAttccttttttgtttttttcttaaaTCAGATTAAATGGATAAAAATCTAAAAATTAACATATAACGCCCGGAGAAACGAATTGTAGATTTTCCCCACTTCAGGAAGAAGTAGTAATCTGCCATATTTTTTGGAACAAAATCAACTAATTAAGATGAAATCTCAAGCTAAAACTTGGTGGGGAATTCAAATGTTTTCTTCGTTTTATCTCGATGAACGCCTCAGAATCAAGGCGAATCGTCTTGTGTCAATGCTAATTAGGCTGTATTTAGTGACAAAATATGGAATTGTTGTGCAAAAATTTCAGAACTGCTATTCGAGATCGATAAACGGTGCTtagaaaacagaaataaaccCTGCTAGTCTGGGCATCAAAATCGTAACGACTTCTCCGCTGGAGATCTGTTAATCAGGTTTCTCCGGGGCAATAAAATCAACGAAAGTGTCGCCGATTGCGAGCCAGATAAAGGGCTCTTCATGGGCGATCCACAGATCCCCATTCTCGCAAAGATCTCTATAATTGAAAAGACAAAGCGCCTCAAATGATATGCAATGTTTCTATTTATTGCCGTTTGCTAAGAAACctgagatctctctctctctctctctctctctctgaagGCTGGCGTTTGGCTTTTTTTTCGCTTTTGAGGCGAATATTTGGTTTTTATGCAAATCGCGGTGGACGGAACAAGTTTGAGTTCGCTTTCTGTTGTTATTTGCGGCTACTTTGTTTAACGATTTTTCACGTTTTTTGTTTGCCCCAAAATGCCCAACTGACATTTCTATGACTGTGCCCCGGCTGAGTGCAACAGGTGtgcaaaaaagaaacactGTATTTCAAAGAGATCTATGTAAATACCAAGCCTCGCCGGTGCACAGTGCGTATACTCGAAATGAGTGGCTGAGGCTGGCGGCGTGTGAAGCGGCTCGGAATGGCCAAAGAATCGTCCGGCCCGGGTGCAGGGCACTGCACTGGCCATTAAACAGATTACATGTTTGGTCGCTGATTCACGGCCACAAAAGCCGTTTAAGCCCCGGCGATACCAACAAACTCCGGCGATAACAACTGCAACGCGCGAATGGCTCCATCCTAGACGGGAAAAAATCACCAGTCTGTCGGCCAGACAAACACACAGCAGACCAAATGAATGCACAGACATGCGTTGCATAAGGGGAGTGGGGCGGGAATGGAGCGCCCCCTCATCGTTGGGGCACCATGGGGCAGTTCAAGTGCACATGGGCAGCATGAGCGACGATGCTGCTTGAATAAACAATTGGCGGGCTTTGGGGCAGGGCAGCCGGCATGCAAACAACGAGCAACTCTTGTGGCAATCAGTGTGGCAGGGAACAGTGGGCTGGTGGGCTGGTGAGGTGGTGGGGCTGCACACGGAGGCTGAGACCGCAGGAGACAATACGTTGCAACAGGAATTGCAAGTTCGATAATGCATGGCTCTTTAAAATAAAGTTTTCTGGCAATTGCAATGCTTCTGATAAGGCACACaaaattacgcatacgccgcaTATACCGCTGCTGCGCTGCTGTCCCGCTGCTTGCGTCGCAGCCGTCGTCAGCGTTCCCGAGTCTCGCTCTTTGGCTCTCTCTCGTTCTCTGCCGCTCTCTCACTGTCCAGACAACAACTTGTATGAATGTGTTTTCTATTTTTCCGGCGTTTTTACCGCATTCTACCACTCCTACtgcccactcccactccccctGGGGCAGCTACACAGCCTTTGGCAGCTCGAATCAACTGCTTTTCAAATTATTTATAGAATTCGGAATGAGGCGTCGTGCGTTAAGTTAGTTGTGGTTCTCCCAGAGGCACCGACTCGAAAATTATGCTTAGTTTTATTGCGTATGAATAATTAAGGGCGACAGCCCGCCACGCCACATGTGGGACCAGGGGCACATGTTGTTGTCTATCGACGACGCCAGCCTGCTCCcaatggctccttgtcactcCTTATTGCTTCTGTGCTACTTTGCCAGGCTTACAAAGCCGGCTGCGGACCAATTTGCGGTGTCTTCACCTCTGTCCGGCCCATGCGTCAAGTGCAGCGAAAGTGTTGCCTGTGTGAAACGTCTCCAGCCGGTCCTATTTTTAGCCAAGGGTCCACCAGGTGCACTGGTGCACTGGTGCATGGGGGACGCTCTTCGCGTCCATCTGCAGTGCAGTGCTAAGCGAAGCTGCTATGCTCCTGGACTCCGCCGAAAAGCACTGCAGATAATGAATGCAAAGGAAAGATAGCAACAGGGAATTGATAAAAGTGACttacaaataaatattcaTTTAAATATAGGAAAGCTTGCTATGGAGACTAGAAGATGTTCACCATAATCCAAGAATTGTATTCCATTTCGTGTATTAATTGGAATCAGAATAAATAGTTTTTCGTTGATAATATGAGCCTACTAGTCCGTCTGCATAGTCCTCTTTTTGTGTGTTCTCAATTTAAATCAGATTTGTATCAAATATCATCCTGAGCCCCAAACATTGTTGAGTTCTTGCTTTTAAACATAAAACTACTAGTGCTTTTGGGGAAAAGTGCAGTAGGAATGCTGCCTACCAAAGTGATATCGAACTTCGCCTCCAATTCGGACAAACAACACTTATAATAGCATTTAAAGTTTTGTGGCTCTCTGCGGTGATGCccaagcaacagcaacatcaacGGCACTTCCATTCAAGCAGCTACCAAAACAGTAGCAGTGACGCGTCGCAGGCGCCAGCCGACTCCACCGACGCCGCCTACGATGGGGTTCGCTGCTTGCCTTTGGCTGTCGTCGtactcgtcgtcgtcgtcgtcgtcgtcgtcgtagtCGCTTGCGTCGCTGTCGCTGGGAGCAGCGTGGGGCTTTTGCGCCACTgtcagtcccagtcccagtctcagtctcagtctgtCTGTTCAACGGAACGCAAGCACCGCAGGGTGAAACATACGCGGAATCAGTGCCAGCGGCTTCGAGGCGTGCTCCACCAGCGACAACGCGCGAATTCGAGTCTTGTGTGAGTGCGGGCTGCGCCGGGACGGCTGGGTGCGAGGGAGGATTTGTCCGATTGGTGTTCAGCGGTTGCTGTGGCGGATGAGATCCTCAGATTGCCCCATTTTGTGCCCCTTTGTGCCGAATCCAGCCTTTgttccgctgccggacaatgACAATGGGCCTGAAATGGACTTTCTGGACAGAGCAATGTCAATGCCACGGCTGTCACAGTGCACCCCTTCCTCAGTCTTGAATCGCATTGATCATCCTCCTCCAAGCATTTCATTTTTTGTTTGAATCATCGCTCTATTGCCCATTTTTTTGTAGTGCAGTGAATGCTGACAGCGGAATACGGAATACGGAATACGCCACACGAAAACGGAATACCCGCTCCAAATACAATAGAGCTGGGAATAAAGAAAAGTGTCGGAGCATTGTCAAGTGTCCTCCGAGAGCGGAAGCGGCCGCCCGAAACTATGCAGCAGTAGACACGCCGGAAATCGCCTGGGAGTACGTGAAAACATCCATTGTCATTGCCAAAGAGCAAGAAAGAGGCTGAGACAGGCAGAGCCCGtgcccgagcccgagcccgacTCGCCTAAACTCGACTCACAGGTAAGTCTCCCCACTGACCGCCAACTATTTTAAGCGATTACCTTTCACGGGGAATTCTTTGGTCACGTAAATGGCGCCACATTGCTCTGAAAGTCCACTTGAAGTCGATTATTCCCGAAATTGTTTCTGTGGaggaaatggggatgggggAAGGGGGATGTCCATTTTGTATTCGGTAATCGCTGCCCACCCCATCAGACCACAATGCGATAATTGACTCGGGCGTCGCTTTTATTTGCTTATTAAATAACATTTAGTTGTCCGCGCAGTTTTCCATATCACTTTCATTCATTCATGGCGAAGGCAAACCAAACACGAGTATACTCGTATTGTACTACCCGGCAAACAAAGCAGAAACAGCGGCAATGAACTGAAAATTAACTATGCATATTTGTGCAGCTCATTAATAAATGCGATACTACGACTCCGAGTCCGACTTCGAGTATATCTTAGAGCCAAACACCGAAAGATGCGAAGAAGTCGTtgacgctgctgctgacgGCATCATCGAATTCGACTTGCGAATGCCCTTGATGAATATGACAGCCAGATGTTGACTCAGAATGGTGTCAGAATGTAGTACTTGTAATGTTTTGATACACCCTCAAatatacatactcgtacatattgtatttattaatTCTCGCCTAATTTCGGTGGTAAAATATAGGTGTTTCTCTTTGCCAATTCTCGTGGTGCCTTAGGACTTCCTGTCAAGCAGCGGTTGCAGTGTTCGTCGTACCACGTTTCTAGCAGAGCAGCCCCCACCTAGACTTTGTCGAGTTGCTGCCAAGATTTTACTGGCATTAGGAGCTCCGGCGACAGCTGCTGACTTTAATGATCTCTCCACGGCATTATTTCGATTGAGCGATCTGCAGCGCACTGCAGCGGAAATTGAAGCTGTCTGCGGGGCTGGGCAACACGGCAACTTCCCGCCTGCGAATTTATAGATTTATACGTATTTTTTAGGCGGGCTAATGGCGGCATACTTATTATAATCATGTCGAAATGCATAATCTTTAGATATAAGACCTGAGCTTGGAGCTGTCGCAATTCCCTTGGCATCCCGCGGCATCTCTGACGGGTTACTTTTCCAGCGAATAGATTTCATGTCTGTGACATGAAACCAAATGGCATTTAATTAGATTTAGATTGACACAACTTGAGTTGGGATTACAACTAATTCGCTTCAGGTGGAGACAGAACGATTGATCTGCTAGATATTGTAATTTGCAATCAAATATTATTGCTTGTAGTGCaatttacatatatgtatgaatGTTCATTTAATTACAGTGCACGCCTGTTGAGCAAACTAACCAAAATTGAAAGTGTTCATTTTAATGAATTTAACAATGGAATAACAACAATATTTATGATCGCAATATATTTGACAgctatttataatcatttttAATGCACTCTTAAAACTTTTCTTTAGATAAAAATGATTAATGATTGTAATGAAAAtggcacatacatatataggaATAAGATAGAATACATACTCCAGTGGTAGTATCGAGTATAGTTCCTGCTGTAAATGCTTTTCAACCGAGTGTCTAGCGTTTATCACTCCCTGAATTAGAGGAAAGGgaaaataagaaaataatCAAATAAAGGACTTACTAAGaataatcatcatcatcatttaaGGGCTCTTCCACAATAGGAAATACCTTCGTTGCTTTCGCTGCTTTTGTGTCTCCCCTGGAACTTTTTTTTTGAATCTGTAATCTGTTTTTTCCTTCTTGCTCCTGTATACGGATTGTAGTCGACTCCACTTCGATTTACATGGGGGAAATCTTAATTTAACTTAATTAAATTGTTATCCATCAGCCACTCCCTCTTCCAGCCATTAAATTGGCAGGCCAAAAAGTTGTGACAACAACATTTTCAATGCACAGTTGTTAACCATGAGCCTGACATGGCTGTTGACAGTGTCGAAAGTTCTCCTTTGTTGCCACTGTTGCTGGGGCTCTAATTTGTGGCGGCAACACCAACTGGCAGAAAAACAAATGTACTTTGATGTAATACACATAAACATTTGCACGACGCGAACAACGGCAAAGGGAATGACACAAAAATTAGTTGCAGCACGCCGCTGGAGAGTGGTGGCACGAGCTATGGTGTTGCCATAGGCCCAGAACATGCATAGGAACCCCATAGAAACACCCCAACATCGAGCAAAATGTGTGCCAATTCAAGAGTCTGCCTTGGTACGTGCCATCGAAACGGGGCAGAGCCGTTACACGGGCGACAGATCCCCCAGAAAACAACATATTAATCATCTATATGGCACCATGCAGCAGAAGCGTCAGCgtcagagacagaggcagtgCGCCGTGCGCCGTAACAGTTTCC contains:
- the LOC108152376 gene encoding differentially expressed in FDCP 8 homolog, with the translated sequence MSSWRDSLTNIPGTVANFINESASTASSYLHSQASTRSPTPTPTATVGSASEESAPQGEYKALPIPASLVKEQWRLIFTSDANLQDLNAAIAHCRDLVLLSEECSEERRWLVRHLVDLRYSLQELEEAQALASDVVLMNAIKAVVGHHFVPHHPHGRKNRLQVAAKRFYCDHCTAIIWSVVQASYICSDCGYLVHQKCIDNVKRVCANVLVSERQHPISEICPEIGLAAQNYKCAECETLLNLKSSWIEPRLCDYSGLYYCPSCNWNDNCFVPARIIHNWDFSPRRVSRAALQEIRLFLDRALIRLEEDNPKLFVFVEKLCAVKKLRQNLVHMRHYLAACKLAMEQKLVEQQMAGRRHLAQSNEFYSLSDLTQVESGALTEFLQGVFRAFGDHIRSCDMCLAKAYICEICSNNEVIFPFDDGCIKCDQCNSIYHRVCLTRKNMICPKCVRIQERRLQLDRMNSTEDAKVVPEGHPDVVE